In Nomascus leucogenys isolate Asia chromosome 11, Asia_NLE_v1, whole genome shotgun sequence, the following proteins share a genomic window:
- the SLC33A1 gene encoding acetyl-coenzyme A transporter 1 isoform X2, with the protein MSPTISHKDSSRQRRPGNFSHSLDMKSGPLPPGGWDDGHLDSAGREGDREALLGDTGTGDFLKAPRSFRAELSSILLLLFLYVLQGIPLGLAGSIPLILQSKNVSYTDQAFFSFVFWPFSLKLLWAPLVDAVYVKNFGRRKSWLVPTQYILGLFMIYLSTQVDRLLGNTDGRTPDVIALTVAFFLFEFLAATQDIAVDGWALTMLSRENVGYASTCNSVGQTAGYFLGNVLFLALESADFCNKYLRFQPQPRGIVTLSDWFFSSRCCNRTEIGRRGSTQRTFSLIGSSNGSFADNTASDYQQIHCRSPAIKHILQSHALQVTVYSMYVSIMAFNAKVSDPLIGGTYMTLLNTVSNLGGNWPSTVALWLVDPLTVKECVGASNQNCQTLDAVELCKKLGGSCVTALDGYYVESIICVFIGFGWWFFLGPKFKKLQDEGSSSWKCKRSN; encoded by the exons ATGTCACCCACCATCTCCCACAAGGACAGCAGCCGGCAACGGCGGCCAGGAAATTTCAGTCACTCTCTGGATATGAAGAGCGGTCCCCTGCCGCCAGGCGGTTGGGATGACGGTCATTTGGACTCAGCGGGCCGGGAAGGGGACAGAGAAGCTCTTCTGGGGGATACCGGCACTGGCGACTTCTTAAAAGCCCCACGGAGCTTCCGGGCCGAACTAAGCAGCATTTTGCTGCTACTCTTTCTTTACGTGCTTCAGGGTATTCCCTTGGGCTTGGCGGGAAGCATCCCACTCATTTTGCAAAGCAAAAATGTTAGCTATACAGACCAAGCTTTCTTCAGTTTTGTCTTTTGGCCCTTCAGTCTCAAATTACTCTGGGCCCCGTTGGTTGATGCGGTCTACGTTAAGAACTTCGGTCGTCGCAAATCTTGGCTTGTCCCGACACAGTATATACTAGGACTCTTCATGATCTATTTATCCACTCAGGTGGACCGTTTGCTTGGGAATACCGATGGCAGAACACCCGACGTGATTGCTCTCACTGTGGCATTCTTTTTGTTTGAATTCTTGGCCGCCACTCAGGACATTGCTGTCGATGGTTGGGCGTTAACTATGTTATCCAGGGAAAATGTGGGTTATGCTTCTACTTGCAATTCGGTGGGCCAAACAGCGGGTTACTTTTTgggcaatgttttgtttttggcccTTGAATCTGCCGACTTTTGTAACAAATATTTGCGGTTTCAGCCTCAACCCAGAGGAATCGTTACTCTTTCAG ATTGGTTTTTCAGCAGCAGATGCTGTAACAGGACTGAAATTGGTAGAAGAGGGAGTACCCAAAGAACATTTAGCCTTATTGGCAGTTCCAATGGTTCCTTTGCAGATAATACTGCCTCTGATTATCAGCAAATACACTGCAGGTCCCCAGCCattaaacacattttacaaaGCCATGCCCTAcag GTTACAGTGTACAGCATGTATGTTTCTATAATGGCTTTCAATGCAAAAGTTAGTGATCCACTTATTGGAGGAACATACATGACCCTTTTAAATACCGTGTCCAATCTGGGAGGAAACTGGCCTTCTACAGTAGCTCTTTGGCTTGTAGATCCCCTCACAGTAAAAGAGTGTGTAGGAGCATCAAACCAGAATTGTCAAACACTTGATGCTGTTGAG ctTTGCAAAAAACTGGGTGGCTCATGTGTTACAGCGCTGGATGGTTATTATGTGGAGTCcattatttgtgttttcattgGATTTGGTTGGTGGTTCTTTCTTggtccaaaatttaaaaagttacaggATGAAGGATCATCttcatggaaatgcaaaaggAGCAATTAA
- the SLC33A1 gene encoding acetyl-coenzyme A transporter 1 isoform X1: MSPTISHKDSSRQRRPGNFSHSLDMKSGPLPPGGWDDGHLDSAGREGDREALLGDTGTGDFLKAPRSFRAELSSILLLLFLYVLQGIPLGLAGSIPLILQSKNVSYTDQAFFSFVFWPFSLKLLWAPLVDAVYVKNFGRRKSWLVPTQYILGLFMIYLSTQVDRLLGNTDGRTPDVIALTVAFFLFEFLAATQDIAVDGWALTMLSRENVGYASTCNSVGQTAGYFLGNVLFLALESADFCNKYLRFQPQPRGIVTLSDFLFFWGTVFLITTTLVALLKKENKEVSVVKEETQGITDTYKLLFAIIKMPAVLTFCLLILTAKIGFSAADAVTGLKLVEEGVPKEHLALLAVPMVPLQIILPLIISKYTAGPQPLNTFYKAMPYRLLLGLEYALLVWWTPKVEHQGGFPVYYYIIVLLSYALHQVTVYSMYVSIMAFNAKVSDPLIGGTYMTLLNTVSNLGGNWPSTVALWLVDPLTVKECVGASNQNCQTLDAVELCKKLGGSCVTALDGYYVESIICVFIGFGWWFFLGPKFKKLQDEGSSSWKCKRSN; this comes from the exons ATGTCACCCACCATCTCCCACAAGGACAGCAGCCGGCAACGGCGGCCAGGAAATTTCAGTCACTCTCTGGATATGAAGAGCGGTCCCCTGCCGCCAGGCGGTTGGGATGACGGTCATTTGGACTCAGCGGGCCGGGAAGGGGACAGAGAAGCTCTTCTGGGGGATACCGGCACTGGCGACTTCTTAAAAGCCCCACGGAGCTTCCGGGCCGAACTAAGCAGCATTTTGCTGCTACTCTTTCTTTACGTGCTTCAGGGTATTCCCTTGGGCTTGGCGGGAAGCATCCCACTCATTTTGCAAAGCAAAAATGTTAGCTATACAGACCAAGCTTTCTTCAGTTTTGTCTTTTGGCCCTTCAGTCTCAAATTACTCTGGGCCCCGTTGGTTGATGCGGTCTACGTTAAGAACTTCGGTCGTCGCAAATCTTGGCTTGTCCCGACACAGTATATACTAGGACTCTTCATGATCTATTTATCCACTCAGGTGGACCGTTTGCTTGGGAATACCGATGGCAGAACACCCGACGTGATTGCTCTCACTGTGGCATTCTTTTTGTTTGAATTCTTGGCCGCCACTCAGGACATTGCTGTCGATGGTTGGGCGTTAACTATGTTATCCAGGGAAAATGTGGGTTATGCTTCTACTTGCAATTCGGTGGGCCAAACAGCGGGTTACTTTTTgggcaatgttttgtttttggcccTTGAATCTGCCGACTTTTGTAACAAATATTTGCGGTTTCAGCCTCAACCCAGAGGAATCGTTACTCTTTCAG atttcctttttttctggggaactgtatttttaataacaacAACATTGGTTGCccttctgaaaaaagaaaacaaagaagtatCAGTagtaaaagaagaaacacaaggGATCACAGATACTTACAAGCTGCTTTTTGCAATTATAAAAATGCCAGCAGTTCTGACATTTTGCCTTCTGATTCTAACTGCAAAG ATTGGTTTTTCAGCAGCAGATGCTGTAACAGGACTGAAATTGGTAGAAGAGGGAGTACCCAAAGAACATTTAGCCTTATTGGCAGTTCCAATGGTTCCTTTGCAGATAATACTGCCTCTGATTATCAGCAAATACACTGCAGGTCCCCAGCCattaaacacattttacaaaGCCATGCCCTAcag ATTATTGCTTGGGTTAGAATATGCCCTACTGGTTTGGTGGACTCCTAAAGTAGAACATCAAGGGGGATTCCCTGTATATTACTATATCATAGTCCTGCTGAGTTATGCTTTACATCAG GTTACAGTGTACAGCATGTATGTTTCTATAATGGCTTTCAATGCAAAAGTTAGTGATCCACTTATTGGAGGAACATACATGACCCTTTTAAATACCGTGTCCAATCTGGGAGGAAACTGGCCTTCTACAGTAGCTCTTTGGCTTGTAGATCCCCTCACAGTAAAAGAGTGTGTAGGAGCATCAAACCAGAATTGTCAAACACTTGATGCTGTTGAG ctTTGCAAAAAACTGGGTGGCTCATGTGTTACAGCGCTGGATGGTTATTATGTGGAGTCcattatttgtgttttcattgGATTTGGTTGGTGGTTCTTTCTTggtccaaaatttaaaaagttacaggATGAAGGATCATCttcatggaaatgcaaaaggAGCAATTAA